A genomic segment from Labrus bergylta chromosome 3, fLabBer1.1, whole genome shotgun sequence encodes:
- the LOC109982985 gene encoding trace amine-associated receptor 13c-like: MTALLPNVSLPGSAAVLLQATDGPFNLTTNGKTGLESSHSLAPFCTLCCCGFLNRTLAVVFMVSLAFAIVVGNVVTVTVFVQTRQSRTPQGYLKVSLAIADMMVGVLVVPFSVYTEISLMVTSTPPIWYQGSLTSPATSSSLGGLVSPWQPCMLIGPVFAGCTFVSISTIFLMTLERSVAILWPLHKDALVTRRRTLLLILLSWAASFLLALAPLIFSSNFTLEYNECSRMCNYTPLMFGSQLPSDANILLLFPVFDFTLLGGTLAINIISFTSIRQYSRKRKLLSEGSLSDGGGGVGMGGGGCPHRPSFSDIKAAKTIGILTFAFTASFTPIAVFVLGNVVGYTWCNFSFFAFWILTGNSCCNVIIYSVRDHRFRKGVTLLFQRDQLPPHGEKN; the protein is encoded by the exons ATGACTGCACTGCTGCCTAACGTGAGTCTTCCTGGGAGCGCAGCAGTTCTGCTTCAGGCTACAGACGGTCCTTTTAATCTGACTACAAATGGCAAGACAGGACTGGAATCAAGCCATTCGCTGGCCCCTTTCTGTACCCTTTGTTGCTGTGGATTTCTCAATCGCACCTTGGCAGTGGTATTCATGGTCAGCCTGGCATTTGCCATTGTGGTTGGAAATGTGGTCACCGTTACTGTCTTTGTGCAAACCAGGCAGTCCCGTACACCACAGGGATACCTTAAAG TGTCTCTGGCCATAGCAGACATGATGGTCGGCGTCCTTGTGGTTCCTTTCTCTGTCTACACTGAGATCTCTCTGATGGTGACTAGCACTCCTCCCATTTGGTACCAGGGTAGCTTAACTTCCCCagccacctcctcctctcttggGGGACTTGTAAGCCCTTGGCAGCCCTGCATGCTGATTGGCCCAGTGTTCGCTGGATGCACCTTTGTCTCCATTAGCACAATCTTCCTCATGACACTGGAGCGAAGTGTTGCCATCCTATGGCCACTTCATAAGGACGCCTTGGTGACCCGCAGGCGAACTCTGCTACTCATACTGCTGTCCTGGGCTGCAAGCTTCTTGCTAGCTTTAGCTCCCCTTATCTTCAGCAGTAATTTCACTTTGGAGTACAATGAGTGCAGTCGCATGTGCAACTATACCCCATTAATGTTTGGAAGTCAGCTACCATCTGATGCCAATATTTTGCTTTTGTTCCCAGTGTTTGACTTCACACTGCTCGGTGGCACATTAGCCATCAATATTATATCTTTCACCAGCATCCGGCAGTATTCCCGAAAACGCAAACTGCTCTCGGAGGGAAGTCTGAGTGACGGAGGGGGAGGAGTGGGAATGGGAGGGGGAGGATGCCCTCACAGGCCTTCCTTTTCAGACATCAAAGCTGCCAAGACAATTGGCATACTTACATTCGCCTTCACAGCATCTTTCACTCCCATCGCAGTATTTGTACTTGGGAACGTGGTGGGATACACTTGgtgtaacttttctttttttgccttctGGATCCTGACAGGAAACAGTTGCTGTAATGTAATTATCTACAGTGTCAGGGACCACCGCTTCAGGAAGGGTGTGACCCTGCTCTTTCAGCGAGACCAGTTGCCCCCACACGGCGAGAAGAACTGA